From Lysinibacillus sp. SGAir0095, the proteins below share one genomic window:
- a CDS encoding iron ABC transporter permease, with amino-acid sequence MMLAYSSSIVILLVSIWLGVSIGSADVPISTLWDDETNPSAYSILWGIRMPRVILAGLIGASLAIAGAAFQGLLKNPLADPYTLGISSGASVGAVATIFFSLSIPVIGTYTLPLFGMVGAFLTMLLVLTFARFIDRSMKMETLILTGVIFSSFLGSCISLMIALTGQQLREITSWLLGSVSMRGWPYVQMILPFVLIGVILLWLNRRELNAMMYGDERAQALGVNVKFRKYAILTGGSMLTGAAVAVSGTIGFVGLVVPHMTRMLWGTDHRHLLTLSFLNGASLLIICDLVSRTIITPSELPIGVITAFIGAPVFSYIFFKQRRSRG; translated from the coding sequence ATGATGCTTGCTTATAGTTCATCAATAGTTATTTTGTTAGTTAGCATTTGGCTTGGGGTGTCCATTGGTTCAGCAGATGTCCCCATCTCAACATTATGGGATGACGAAACAAATCCCAGTGCTTACAGTATTTTATGGGGCATTCGAATGCCTCGCGTTATATTAGCAGGTCTGATCGGCGCCTCATTAGCAATTGCAGGGGCAGCCTTTCAAGGGTTGCTAAAAAACCCTTTAGCTGATCCATATACGCTTGGAATTTCTTCAGGAGCTTCTGTTGGTGCAGTGGCAACAATTTTCTTTAGTCTTTCAATACCTGTAATAGGGACATACACCCTGCCACTTTTCGGCATGGTTGGGGCATTTTTGACGATGCTTCTCGTATTAACCTTTGCCCGTTTCATCGATCGCTCCATGAAAATGGAAACACTTATTTTAACTGGAGTAATATTCAGTTCATTTTTGGGATCGTGTATTTCGTTAATGATTGCGCTTACTGGCCAACAGCTACGTGAAATTACAAGCTGGTTACTTGGCAGTGTATCTATGCGTGGATGGCCATATGTCCAAATGATTTTGCCCTTTGTTTTGATTGGGGTCATACTTTTGTGGCTTAACCGAAGAGAATTAAATGCAATGATGTATGGTGATGAACGAGCACAGGCCTTGGGTGTAAACGTAAAGTTTAGGAAGTATGCGATTTTAACTGGAGGTTCGATGCTTACGGGAGCCGCAGTTGCAGTATCTGGTACCATTGGCTTTGTTGGGTTAGTCGTTCCTCATATGACGCGTATGCTTTGGGGAACGGATCATCGTCATTTATTGACCTTATCCTTTTTAAATGGAGCAAGTCTGTTGATTATTTGTGATCTGGTCTCTAGGACGATTATCACACCATCAGAATTGCCAATTGGTGTGATTACAGCCTTTATTGGCGCACCTGTCTTTTCATATATCTTCTTTAAACAACGAAGAAGCAGGGGGTGA
- a CDS encoding adenosylcobinamide amidohydrolase, protein MLQVQNISGGYGATPILSNITFQVEKGKMVGILGPNGCGKSTLLKVISGIMSPTFGTVHIDGAEIGEYSTRELARKMTILPQLHATAFSSTVRDTVSIGRYPHQSGFFSSWGAEDESAVKKAMQQTDIQKYENHYLEFLSGGEQQRVFIAQALAQASSLLLLDEPTNHLDIAHQKQILDMIRKEVTENNLTVVSVFHDINLASLYCDEILLMEKGKVRANGAPHEVLLEEQIMAVYDTGISIQAHPEQPKPQMTILPELREQAEEKVITEGHLTIKDEYVEFKSDFPLRVLSSAVHNAGMGWYASFINRTVNPDYDIEHVKEEYFQYLINEGFSPTNTVGMMTAVDTKGAVIKKYGISSGEVFVVVTAGVGNAIDVSQSYRRNNSSYVGTINTWVIINGKLSDEAFVQAMMTATESKSKALQHEEVYDLVSNTIATGTPTDSLLIAATQSGELMQYGGPITEVGQVIGRGVFEATVEAIQSYRKGDR, encoded by the coding sequence ATGCTACAGGTTCAAAATATTTCAGGTGGTTACGGAGCAACCCCCATTCTATCAAATATTACATTTCAAGTAGAAAAAGGCAAAATGGTTGGAATTCTAGGACCAAATGGATGCGGAAAGTCAACCTTATTAAAGGTAATCAGTGGCATAATGAGTCCTACTTTTGGAACGGTCCACATAGATGGAGCAGAAATAGGTGAATACTCAACTCGTGAGTTAGCAAGAAAAATGACGATCTTACCTCAACTACATGCAACAGCCTTTTCGAGTACAGTTCGTGATACCGTGTCAATTGGCCGGTACCCACATCAATCAGGCTTCTTCTCAAGTTGGGGAGCAGAAGATGAAAGTGCAGTAAAAAAGGCAATGCAGCAGACGGATATCCAAAAATATGAAAATCACTATTTGGAATTTCTATCCGGTGGGGAGCAGCAAAGAGTTTTCATTGCACAAGCACTTGCACAGGCCTCAAGTTTACTGTTACTTGATGAGCCGACAAATCATTTAGATATTGCACATCAAAAGCAAATATTAGATATGATCCGTAAGGAAGTTACCGAAAATAATTTAACAGTTGTTTCCGTATTCCATGATATTAACCTGGCGTCACTCTACTGTGATGAAATACTTTTAATGGAAAAGGGTAAAGTCAGAGCTAATGGTGCCCCACATGAGGTATTACTTGAAGAACAAATTATGGCTGTTTATGATACAGGGATTTCTATACAAGCACATCCCGAACAACCAAAGCCGCAAATGACAATTTTACCTGAATTACGAGAACAAGCTGAAGAAAAAGTGATTACAGAAGGGCATTTAACAATAAAAGATGAATATGTTGAATTTAAATCCGATTTTCCTTTAAGGGTGCTTTCATCGGCAGTACATAATGCGGGAATGGGTTGGTATGCGAGCTTCATCAATCGGACAGTAAACCCGGATTATGATATTGAGCATGTAAAGGAAGAATATTTTCAGTATTTAATAAATGAAGGATTTTCTCCAACAAATACGGTTGGAATGATGACTGCTGTTGATACCAAAGGTGCTGTAATTAAGAAATATGGGATTTCCTCTGGTGAAGTATTCGTTGTAGTAACCGCTGGAGTTGGCAATGCCATTGACGTTTCACAAAGTTATAGACGTAACAATTCCTCTTATGTCGGAACCATTAATACGTGGGTAATTATTAATGGAAAATTATCTGATGAAGCTTTTGTGCAAGCGATGATGACAGCAACAGAAAGCAAATCGAAGGCACTTCAGCATGAAGAGGTATACGATTTAGTTTCCAATACAATTGCGACAGGGACACCAACAGATAGTTTACTGATCGCCGCAACGCAGTCAGGGGAGTTAATGCAATATGGAGGACCAATTACTGAGGTCGGTCAAGTAATTGGTAGAGGCGTATTTGAAGCGACCGTAGAAGCGATTCAATCTTATCGAAAAGGGGATAGATAG
- a CDS encoding cob(I)yrinic acid a,c-diamide adenosyltransferase, with product MKLYTKTGDKGKTSLMGGRVSKDDLRVEAYGTIDELNSFIGKAVTELDPAVFKDLLEDLETIQHELFDCGGDLANVMKERKYTLQEASIEVLEKRIDALSDEAPPLKRFILPGGTPAASTLHIARTVTRRAERRVVTLINEVEDVHVIVQKYLNRLSDYFFAAARVVNFRSNVKDIEYIRSGDVFK from the coding sequence ATGAAACTTTACACAAAAACAGGGGATAAAGGCAAAACGAGTTTAATGGGAGGACGCGTTAGTAAGGATGATTTGCGTGTAGAGGCGTATGGCACAATCGACGAGCTAAATTCATTTATTGGCAAGGCTGTAACAGAATTAGACCCAGCTGTTTTCAAAGACTTACTCGAAGATCTTGAAACAATTCAGCATGAGTTGTTCGATTGTGGCGGTGATTTGGCAAATGTCATGAAAGAACGTAAATATACATTGCAGGAAGCATCTATAGAAGTGTTGGAAAAAAGAATTGATGCACTTTCAGATGAAGCTCCACCTTTGAAAAGATTTATCCTGCCAGGGGGGACACCAGCTGCCTCAACTCTCCACATTGCTCGTACAGTTACACGTAGAGCTGAACGTCGAGTTGTCACGCTGATAAACGAAGTAGAGGATGTGCATGTGATTGTACAAAAATATCTAAATCGTTTATCGGATTACTTCTTTGCTGCTGCGCGTGTGGTTAACTTCCGATCGAACGTCAAAGATATCGAATATATTCGTAGTGGAGATGTATTTAAATAA
- a CDS encoding (Fe-S)-binding protein has protein sequence MNGLLIANWVLFAAVVLYALGLFFYLLKTRYEFIQLGRKEEFELKLKERIGDLAEKVFGQSKLLKDKKMGLVHVAFFYGFLLVQLGAIDLIWKGLAPDSHLPLGGLYPVFTFFQEIVVLVILVAVAVAFYRRYMEKLVRLKRGFKNGLVYLFLGVLMFATLIGNGMALIWHGHALTLAEPVASSIAWAFQWMSPTAAAVVFFVMWWAHLVALLAFLVYIPQGKHFHLITGTLNAVANRQDRIGTLRPIDFAALEEAEDEADMPALGVGKITDFTQKQMLDLYACVECGRCTNMCPATGTGKMLSPMDLIVKLRDHLTFTGAVTTKQKPWVPAFAFNNTQGNQLAMAAGAEGAVIEDIYSPSLIGDVITEEEIWACTTCRNCEDQCPVMNEHVDKIIDLRRYLTMTEGKVNSDAQRAMNNIERQGNPWGLNRKEKENWREMDPSVTIPTVKEAKKSGEGFEYLFWVGSMGSFDSRSQKIALSFARLMNEAGVKFAILGNKEKNSGDTPRRLGNEFLFQELAAANIEEFVKNDVTKIVTIDPHAYNIFKNEYKDFGWEGEVYHHTELLYDLVNDGKLTLNHRVDETIVFHDSCYLGRYNDVYDAPREILKAIPGVNLVEMERNRETAMCCGAGGGLMWMEEHVGNRVNVARTEQALATNASIISSGCPYCLTMLSDGTKAKEVEESVGTFDIAELLERSVFGEKVAEVVEEEVVEV, from the coding sequence ATGAATGGATTGCTTATTGCAAACTGGGTGTTATTTGCAGCGGTTGTTTTATACGCGTTGGGACTATTCTTTTATTTACTTAAAACACGCTATGAGTTCATTCAACTTGGGAGAAAAGAAGAGTTTGAGTTAAAGCTGAAAGAACGAATTGGAGATTTGGCAGAAAAGGTTTTTGGACAATCCAAGCTTCTAAAAGATAAAAAAATGGGCTTGGTCCATGTTGCCTTTTTCTACGGATTCTTATTAGTTCAATTAGGAGCAATAGATTTAATTTGGAAGGGACTAGCACCGGATTCACATCTGCCACTTGGTGGATTATATCCTGTATTTACATTCTTCCAGGAGATTGTAGTATTAGTTATTTTAGTTGCAGTGGCTGTCGCGTTTTATCGTCGTTACATGGAAAAGCTAGTTCGACTTAAACGAGGCTTTAAAAACGGTTTAGTCTATTTGTTTTTAGGTGTGTTAATGTTCGCCACTTTAATAGGCAACGGTATGGCACTTATTTGGCATGGACATGCTTTAACATTAGCGGAACCGGTTGCATCAAGTATTGCTTGGGCTTTCCAATGGATGTCACCAACTGCAGCAGCAGTCGTATTTTTCGTTATGTGGTGGGCGCATTTAGTGGCATTACTTGCATTCCTTGTTTATATTCCACAAGGTAAGCACTTCCACTTAATAACAGGTACTTTAAATGCTGTTGCTAACCGACAAGATCGTATTGGGACACTTCGCCCTATTGACTTTGCTGCATTAGAAGAAGCTGAAGATGAAGCGGACATGCCGGCTCTAGGTGTTGGCAAAATTACTGACTTCACTCAGAAGCAAATGCTGGATTTATATGCATGTGTAGAATGTGGCCGTTGTACGAATATGTGTCCAGCAACAGGAACAGGGAAAATGCTCTCTCCTATGGACTTAATCGTCAAGCTGCGAGACCACCTAACGTTTACAGGGGCAGTGACAACAAAACAAAAACCATGGGTACCAGCTTTCGCATTTAATAATACGCAAGGAAACCAGCTTGCTATGGCAGCTGGGGCAGAGGGTGCTGTAATTGAAGACATCTATAGTCCTTCATTGATTGGGGATGTTATTACAGAAGAAGAAATTTGGGCATGTACAACTTGCCGTAACTGTGAAGACCAATGCCCGGTAATGAATGAGCATGTGGATAAAATTATTGACCTGCGTCGTTATTTAACAATGACTGAAGGTAAAGTAAACTCTGACGCACAACGCGCGATGAATAATATTGAACGTCAAGGAAATCCTTGGGGTCTTAACCGTAAAGAAAAAGAAAATTGGCGTGAAATGGATCCATCAGTTACAATTCCAACTGTGAAGGAAGCAAAAAAATCGGGTGAAGGTTTTGAGTATTTATTCTGGGTAGGTTCAATGGGATCATTTGATAGCCGTTCACAAAAAATCGCTCTATCCTTTGCTCGTTTAATGAATGAGGCTGGTGTGAAATTTGCGATTTTAGGAAATAAGGAGAAAAACTCCGGGGACACTCCTCGCCGATTAGGAAATGAGTTTTTATTCCAAGAGCTTGCTGCGGCAAACATCGAAGAATTTGTGAAAAATGATGTGACGAAAATCGTTACGATTGACCCTCACGCATACAATATCTTTAAAAACGAGTACAAGGATTTTGGATGGGAAGGGGAAGTGTATCACCATACGGAGTTATTATACGATTTAGTAAATGATGGAAAACTAACATTAAATCATCGAGTAGATGAAACAATTGTATTCCATGATTCATGCTATCTAGGACGTTACAATGATGTATATGATGCACCGCGTGAAATTCTAAAAGCAATACCAGGCGTAAATCTTGTTGAGATGGAACGTAACCGCGAAACAGCCATGTGCTGTGGTGCAGGTGGTGGTCTAATGTGGATGGAAGAACACGTAGGAAACCGTGTCAATGTCGCACGTACAGAACAAGCATTAGCAACAAATGCATCCATCATTTCTTCAGGTTGTCCATACTGTCTAACAATGCTGTCAGATGGAACAAAAGCGAAAGAGGTAGAGGAATCAGTAGGTACATTCGACATTGCAGAGCTATTAGAACGTTCTGTATTCGGCGAAAAAGTAGCTGAAGTGGTTGAAGAAGAAGTAGTAGAAGTTTAA
- a CDS encoding acetyl-CoA C-acetyltransferase → MSRTVILDGARTPFGKFGGTLSTLTASDLGGSAIKTALERANVAPDQVDEVIMGTVLQAGQGQIPSRQAAAKAGIPYSVKTETINKVCASGLRSVTLADQLIRLGDEEVIVAGGMESMSNAPYYLPNGRWGLRMGDAKLVDGMVYDGLSCSFHPNNVHMGTYGNETASTFELAREAQDEWAVRSHHLATKAIEDGKFAEEITPIEIKGRKGDITTVLEDEAPRKNTSLEALSKLRPAFDKDGSITAGNAPGVNDGACAFVLMSEERANKEGRKPLAYVLGHAEVGVEPKDFPQTPGLVINELLKKTNKSIEEIDLIEINEAFAAVALVSNQIAGIDSEKVNVNGGAVALGHPIGASGARIILTLAYELKRRGGGVGIAAICSGGGQGDAILIEVPKQ, encoded by the coding sequence TTGAGTAGAACAGTAATTTTAGATGGGGCAAGAACACCGTTTGGAAAGTTTGGGGGAACACTTTCGACTTTAACAGCAAGTGATTTAGGCGGCAGTGCCATTAAAACAGCTTTGGAGAGAGCTAATGTCGCTCCAGACCAAGTAGATGAAGTCATTATGGGGACTGTACTTCAAGCTGGGCAAGGGCAGATTCCTTCACGACAAGCAGCAGCAAAAGCAGGAATTCCTTACTCTGTTAAGACAGAAACGATTAATAAAGTATGTGCGTCAGGATTGCGAAGTGTTACATTAGCAGATCAGCTAATTCGTTTGGGAGACGAAGAAGTGATTGTTGCAGGTGGTATGGAGTCGATGTCAAATGCACCTTATTATTTACCAAATGGACGATGGGGCCTTCGGATGGGCGATGCGAAATTGGTAGATGGCATGGTGTACGATGGTTTATCCTGTTCGTTCCATCCAAATAATGTCCACATGGGGACTTATGGCAATGAAACGGCAAGTACATTTGAACTTGCTAGAGAAGCACAGGATGAATGGGCAGTAAGAAGTCATCATTTAGCGACTAAAGCGATAGAAGATGGTAAATTTGCTGAAGAAATTACACCTATTGAGATAAAAGGTAGAAAAGGCGACATAACAACAGTACTGGAGGATGAAGCACCTCGTAAAAACACTTCATTGGAAGCGTTATCAAAACTAAGACCTGCATTTGACAAAGACGGTTCAATAACAGCTGGAAATGCACCAGGTGTAAACGATGGAGCTTGTGCATTCGTGTTAATGAGTGAAGAGAGAGCAAACAAAGAAGGACGAAAGCCATTAGCCTATGTACTGGGGCATGCTGAAGTTGGCGTGGAGCCTAAGGATTTTCCGCAGACACCTGGACTTGTTATTAATGAGTTGTTAAAGAAAACAAACAAATCTATTGAAGAAATTGATCTTATTGAAATTAATGAAGCATTTGCTGCAGTTGCTCTAGTTAGCAACCAGATTGCTGGAATAGATTCAGAGAAAGTTAATGTCAATGGAGGAGCAGTTGCACTAGGACATCCAATTGGAGCATCAGGTGCTAGAATCATTTTAACGTTAGCTTATGAGTTGAAACGTCGTGGTGGCGGAGTTGGCATCGCAGCAATTTGTTCAGGTGGCGGTCAAGGGGATGCCATACTGATTGAAGTGCCAAAACAATAA
- a CDS encoding 3-hydroxybutyryl-CoA dehydrogenase, whose translation MAIQKVMVIGAGQMGSGIAQVCAQAGFDVKLNDMKQEFFDRGLGVITKNLSRDVAKGRKTEEEKEAVLSRISMSLELKDAFDADLVIEAATENMDIKQSIFKELDSIAPKHTILATNTSSLPITEIAAVTQRPEQVIGMHFMNPVPVMKLVEIIRGLATNDEVYHAVEEMTLKLSKTPVEVNDFPGFISNRILLPMINEAIYALYEGVASKEAIDDVMKLGMNHPMGPLTLADFIGLDTCLSIMEILHDGLGDSKYRPCPLLRKYVAAGWLGRKTGRGFYVYED comes from the coding sequence ATGGCAATTCAAAAGGTTATGGTTATTGGTGCCGGACAAATGGGGTCGGGGATTGCACAAGTTTGTGCACAGGCTGGCTTTGACGTAAAACTCAATGACATGAAGCAGGAATTTTTCGACCGAGGGCTAGGGGTGATTACGAAAAATTTATCTAGAGACGTAGCAAAGGGAAGAAAAACAGAAGAAGAAAAAGAAGCGGTACTTAGTCGAATTTCAATGTCCCTTGAATTGAAGGATGCCTTTGATGCGGATCTTGTGATTGAAGCAGCTACAGAAAATATGGATATTAAGCAATCTATCTTTAAAGAGCTAGATAGCATTGCACCTAAACATACAATATTGGCAACAAATACTTCGTCTTTACCAATCACAGAGATTGCTGCTGTCACACAAAGACCTGAGCAAGTGATTGGAATGCATTTTATGAATCCGGTACCAGTAATGAAGCTTGTTGAAATCATTCGAGGCCTTGCAACGAATGATGAGGTTTACCATGCAGTAGAAGAAATGACACTTAAACTATCAAAAACACCAGTAGAAGTAAATGATTTTCCTGGATTTATCTCAAACCGTATTTTGCTTCCAATGATTAATGAAGCGATTTATGCATTGTATGAAGGGGTTGCATCAAAAGAAGCAATCGATGATGTGATGAAGCTTGGAATGAATCATCCAATGGGACCGTTGACACTTGCTGATTTTATCGGTTTAGATACATGTCTATCGATTATGGAAATCCTTCATGATGGGTTAGGAGATAGCAAATATCGCCCATGTCCACTTCTTCGTAAATATGTGGCCGCTGGTTGGCTGGGAAGAAAAACTGGGCGCGGGTTCTATGTGTACGAAGATTAA
- a CDS encoding acyl-CoA dehydrogenase, whose product MHLVFTEEQMMMRQMVRQFAESEITPFIEKMEQGEFPHEILKKMGELGLMGITVPEKYGGAGMDFTSYILAINELSKVSAVVGVILSVHTSVGTNPILYFGTEEQKKKYVPKLASGEYLGAFCLTEPEAGSDAGALKTKAVKQDDHYILNGSKVFITNGGEADVYIVFASTNPSKGSRGISAFIVDKDTPGFFVGKDEKKMGLHGSRTVQLTFENMKVPAENLLGNENEGFKIAMANLNIGRIGISAQSLGIAEAALEAATNYAKERIQFGKPIAVNQGVGFKLADMATAVEAARLLVYKAANYQSNGLPCGKEASMAKLFASKTAVQVTTEAIQVFGGYGYTEDYPVERYFRDAKVTEIYEGTSEIQRIVISKN is encoded by the coding sequence ATGCATCTAGTATTTACAGAAGAGCAGATGATGATGCGACAAATGGTGCGTCAATTTGCAGAAAGTGAAATTACTCCATTCATCGAAAAGATGGAGCAGGGAGAATTCCCTCATGAAATTCTAAAAAAAATGGGAGAGCTTGGTCTCATGGGCATTACTGTGCCTGAAAAGTATGGTGGGGCAGGAATGGACTTTACCTCCTATATTCTAGCAATCAATGAGCTTTCAAAAGTTAGTGCAGTGGTTGGGGTTATCCTTTCAGTCCATACTTCGGTTGGAACGAATCCCATTCTGTACTTTGGAACAGAGGAACAAAAGAAAAAATATGTACCGAAATTAGCAAGCGGTGAATATTTAGGGGCGTTTTGCTTAACAGAGCCTGAAGCGGGATCAGATGCAGGGGCTTTGAAAACAAAAGCGGTTAAACAGGATGACCATTATATTCTAAATGGGTCAAAGGTGTTTATCACAAATGGAGGAGAGGCTGATGTTTATATTGTGTTTGCCTCCACAAATCCTTCTAAAGGGTCACGCGGAATTTCGGCATTTATTGTGGATAAGGATACACCAGGGTTTTTCGTCGGGAAAGACGAGAAGAAAATGGGGCTCCATGGTTCCAGAACGGTACAACTAACCTTTGAAAATATGAAAGTGCCGGCAGAGAATTTATTAGGCAATGAAAATGAAGGCTTTAAAATTGCGATGGCGAATTTAAATATCGGCCGAATCGGCATTTCCGCACAAAGCTTAGGCATTGCGGAAGCTGCATTAGAGGCTGCAACGAACTATGCCAAAGAGCGAATTCAGTTTGGAAAGCCTATTGCTGTAAACCAAGGGGTAGGGTTTAAATTAGCAGATATGGCGACAGCAGTGGAGGCAGCAAGATTATTGGTTTACAAGGCAGCAAATTATCAATCCAATGGTTTGCCATGCGGAAAAGAAGCGTCGATGGCTAAACTATTTGCTTCCAAAACCGCCGTCCAGGTAACAACGGAGGCAATCCAAGTTTTTGGCGGATACGGCTATACAGAGGACTATCCAGTAGAACGGTATTTCCGGGATGCCAAAGTAACCGAAATTTACGAGGGCACAAGCGAAATCCAAAGAATCGTGATAAGCAAGAATTGA
- a CDS encoding acyl-CoA dehydrogenase: protein MNFQLSEEHQQLREMIREFALNEVAPTAAERDEEERFDREIWEKMAELGLTGIPWPEEYGGAGFDYLAYAIAVEELSRVCASTGVTLSAHTSLAGWPIYKFGNEEQKQKYLRPMAEGKKIGAYCLTEAGSGSDAGGMKTTAKLDGDEYVLNGSKIFITNGGIADTYVVFAVTDPDSKHKGTSAFIVESSYPGFGVGKKEKKLGIRSSPTTEIIFDNCRVPKENLLGSEGEGFIIAMKTLDGGRNGIAAQAVGIAQGALDAATVYAKERVQFGKPIVANQGISFKLADMATAIEASRLLTYNAAWLESNDLPYGKESAMAKLMAGDTAMSVTTEAVQVFGGYGYTKDYPVERYMRDAKITQIYEGTQEIQRLVISRMLTK, encoded by the coding sequence ATGAATTTTCAATTGTCAGAGGAGCATCAACAATTACGTGAAATGATTCGTGAGTTTGCTTTAAATGAGGTGGCACCAACTGCAGCAGAGCGTGACGAGGAAGAACGCTTTGATCGGGAAATTTGGGAGAAGATGGCCGAATTGGGGTTAACGGGTATTCCGTGGCCAGAAGAGTATGGTGGTGCTGGATTTGATTATTTAGCCTACGCAATTGCAGTAGAGGAGCTGTCACGTGTTTGTGCCTCTACAGGGGTAACGCTATCTGCTCATACGTCATTAGCAGGCTGGCCGATTTACAAGTTTGGGAATGAAGAACAAAAACAAAAATACCTTCGACCAATGGCAGAAGGGAAAAAAATCGGTGCTTACTGTTTAACAGAAGCGGGATCTGGAAGTGATGCAGGTGGTATGAAAACGACTGCAAAGCTTGATGGCGATGAGTATGTACTAAATGGCTCGAAGATTTTCATTACAAATGGTGGCATTGCCGACACGTATGTAGTGTTTGCCGTAACAGATCCTGATTCAAAGCATAAAGGCACTAGTGCATTTATCGTAGAATCAAGCTATCCAGGATTTGGCGTCGGGAAAAAAGAAAAGAAACTGGGAATTCGTTCTTCTCCAACAACGGAAATTATCTTTGATAACTGCCGTGTCCCTAAAGAAAACCTACTAGGAAGCGAAGGAGAGGGCTTTATCATTGCCATGAAAACATTAGATGGTGGAAGAAATGGGATTGCTGCTCAAGCTGTAGGAATCGCACAAGGTGCTTTAGATGCAGCGACTGTTTATGCAAAAGAGCGTGTTCAATTCGGTAAACCAATCGTTGCAAACCAAGGTATATCCTTTAAGCTTGCAGACATGGCGACAGCTATCGAGGCTTCAAGATTACTAACATACAATGCAGCTTGGTTAGAATCCAATGACCTTCCATACGGAAAAGAATCAGCAATGGCAAAATTAATGGCAGGTGACACTGCGATGTCTGTAACGACTGAGGCAGTCCAAGTATTTGGTGGCTATGGCTATACAAAGGATTATCCTGTTGAGCGCTATATGCGTGATGCAAAAATTACCCAAATTTATGAAGGTACACAAGAGATTCAGCGACTTGTAATCTCTCGTATGCTGACAAAATAA
- a CDS encoding TetR/AcrR family transcriptional regulator has product MTERNEKILVKSSVKDEGLIEIRRRQIVEGALKLFKEKGFHRATTREIAKAAGFSIGTLYEYIRTKEDVLYLVCDNIYHQVIQRLSHISTSSGTIEELKEAIKQYFLLIDSMVDEFTIMYQETKTLPKDAQSYVLKKELEMVALFEKILTACVKSGSLKVSDKEVFLAANHIVVQGQAWAFRKWALHKHFTIKDYTDAQTKMCLSGILHSEE; this is encoded by the coding sequence ATGACTGAGAGAAATGAGAAAATCTTAGTCAAATCATCTGTTAAGGATGAAGGGCTCATTGAAATCAGAAGAAGGCAAATTGTTGAGGGAGCGTTGAAACTATTTAAAGAAAAAGGCTTTCATCGGGCCACAACAAGAGAAATAGCCAAAGCTGCCGGGTTTAGCATAGGGACATTGTATGAATATATTCGTACAAAAGAAGATGTACTTTATTTAGTTTGCGACAATATTTATCATCAAGTGATTCAGCGACTATCTCATATTTCTACTAGCTCTGGAACTATTGAAGAGCTAAAAGAGGCTATAAAACAATATTTTTTGCTAATCGATAGTATGGTAGACGAATTTACTATCATGTATCAGGAAACTAAAACTTTGCCAAAAGATGCGCAAAGCTATGTTTTAAAGAAGGAATTAGAGATGGTTGCCCTTTTTGAAAAAATATTAACAGCATGTGTAAAATCAGGAAGCTTAAAGGTTTCAGACAAAGAAGTATTTTTAGCGGCAAATCATATAGTTGTTCAAGGGCAAGCTTGGGCGTTTCGTAAATGGGCGTTACATAAGCACTTTACAATTAAAGATTATACAGATGCCCAAACAAAAATGTGCTTATCTGGAATTTTACATTCTGAAGAGTAA